The sequence GCTACCTTCCGCTGCTCGTCCGCAACGGCTTCAACGGCCCGATCTATTGCACGCCCTCGACCAGGGCCCTGTGCGGGGTCCTCCTCCCCGACAGCGGACACCTCCAGGAGGAGGAGGCCGAGTACCTCAACCGGCACGGCCTCACCAAACATCGGCCGGCACTGCCACTCTACACCCGCGACGACGCCATCGCCTGCCTCGACCGCTTTGAAGAGGTTCCATTCCGGACCCTCATCGAGCTCGGCCAGGAGGTCACGGCCACCATCGTTCCGGCCGGGCACATCCAGGGGGCGGGGATGATCGATCTGCGCGCCGACGGAATCTCGATTCTCTTTTCAGGAGATCTGGGAAGACCGCACGATCCGCTGCTCCCGGCGCCCACCACGGTTGCGCACGCCGACTACCTGCTGGTCGAGTCCACCTACGGCGATCGCCTGCACGAGCGCGTCGACCCGCTCGACCAGCTCGAATCGATCGTTCGCCGCACCATTGACCGAGGCGGAGCCGTGGTGATCCCGGCATTCGCGGTCGGTCGCACCCAGACGCTCCTCTACCTGCTCTACCGCCTCCGCTCTGCGAACCGGATCCCGGACGTCCCCGTCTTCGTGGACAGTCCCATGGCGTCTTCGGCCATCGAGATCTTCCGCCAGCATCCGGCGGAGCATCGGCTGACGCCGGAGGAGTGCCGCGCCGTCTGCTCCGTGGCGAAGCCCGTGGAGTCCGTGGAGGAATCCAAGAGCATCGATCGCATGCGCATGCCGCGGATCATCATCTCGGCGAGCGGCATGGCCACCGGTGGGCGGGTGGTGCACCACCTGAAGGCGCTGGCCCCGGATCCCCGCAATACCATCCTTTTCGTGGGCTACCAGGCCCCCGGTACGCGCGGCGCCACCATGGTGTCCGGCGCGGGGCGTGTGAAGATCCACGGACAGTACGTGCCGGTGCACGCGGAGGTCGCCGTGCTGGACAACCTCTCCGCTCACGCGGACGCCGAAGAGATCCTGACCTGGCTGAGGAAC is a genomic window of Longimicrobiaceae bacterium containing:
- a CDS encoding MBL fold metallo-hydrolase, which gives rise to MKLTFLGAASTVTGSRYLLETTTRRLLIDCGLFQGLKQLRQRNWEPFPVDPASIDAVLLTHAHLDHSGYLPLLVRNGFNGPIYCTPSTRALCGVLLPDSGHLQEEEAEYLNRHGLTKHRPALPLYTRDDAIACLDRFEEVPFRTLIELGQEVTATIVPAGHIQGAGMIDLRADGISILFSGDLGRPHDPLLPAPTTVAHADYLLVESTYGDRLHERVDPLDQLESIVRRTIDRGGAVVIPAFAVGRTQTLLYLLYRLRSANRIPDVPVFVDSPMASSAIEIFRQHPAEHRLTPEECRAVCSVAKPVESVEESKSIDRMRMPRIIISASGMATGGRVVHHLKALAPDPRNTILFVGYQAPGTRGATMVSGAGRVKIHGQYVPVHAEVAVLDNLSAHADAEEILTWLRNFDAAPRETFIVHGDPEAADTLRLRIKETFGWEARVPEHREAVELRVARPRAGQLATNP